ACAAGACAGCTCCATCTagctggcaaacaaacaattcctGGTAGAAATGAGAGGATCTGCTAATTAAACGAGCAATGCCCCACCATACCGATGCTCATTAGTGGATTTCTCGGCTGGCAACATCCGCTTAAGTGTTGGTTCCGGTTATTCGATACTCTACCGTAAAATCCTCATCCAACGCGATGCTTACCTTGGCATAATGCAACAAAGGTACCGACTCGGCTTTAagcgcacaaaaacacacctttATCGCAACAGGGTCAGGAACCGCTGGACCGGTAGATCCCCAAGAACCCGGGGTTTTCTGAGCTgtcaaaaatgtaaacaaccGCTGTGGTGTAATGTCAGCCGGTGAGCCTTCCGGCCGGCCGGAACGTGGACACAACTGTCAACTAATCCCGGCTCACGTTCACCGGTGGGAAAGTAATCCGGCTCGCCGGTACTCCAATTTAATCTAGCTTTCGTATCTTTggtcgatttttccttttttttacagttttttcttgtttttaaGGTGCGTTGTTAATCACAAGCCGATCGGTTGGGCCGGTGACGGGACTGGTCAGGAAAAGGGTGTTTACTTTTACTTCACTTCCGGAAGCGCTTTCCTCCTGCACTGCTGGTGGTCGGCGATCGAAATAGGGTCATCGTCCAGCAGTGACCACGAGGGCGTGGGTAGATTCCGGTGCTCGACCCCTAGCCGGTCAGTGGATGAGGAAAGTAAACACAGCCGGTCTTAGAGAGGCCCGGAACAGCCACTCCACCACAAGACGACCCAGCTCGGTACACCAGATTGGTTCCGCTAGCAGAAGTACGACATTGGGGCCACTTTCATCACAATTACTTGTGCCGctggtggttgtgtgtgtttttctgtgcgtttgttttcgtccCAAAATGGGATGAAATTAAACTGAGGATAAGTTTCGTGCTCGCTGCCGGCTGCTATCAGACAAACTGGCACCGAAACCTCATCGTCTATCTTTAGGTTGTTAAGTAGTAGAGCGAGGGAACGCCTCGACAGTTCCTGGCGTTAAAAGTAAAGGTCGAAGAGACGTTCTCAAACAGCCCTCTCTCGGGGGTATATCCGTTCCTTCAACAGCTTAAATAAACGTTGTTTCCTCGAACAACTAGCGGTGAGATTCTCTTTTCGATTAGAAGCCAGAATCGTTTCCTCGTTGACGTCTGGAGAAAGAGTCGATTGTTAGGGTGGCTAAGATTAAACTTGGGGACTCCTTTAAACTTATAGCAGATGGGCACAATGGTAGCTCTCGCGAAGATGGTTTGACTTCGATGGGCTTAAAGTATTACCAGCATTGATTGATCTTTAGCCTGCTACCCCGGAATCCTATCTATCACCACTTCAGCCAGCCGGGACCACCATTATGGCGCACGATTAGTTCGCCTTCCTTGACGAGCCGCCCTACGAGCCGCTCGAATCGGCCAACCTACTTGTATTGtacaatgaaataaaatgcctTCCCTACCATTACTTCTCAACATACCCAAGCACCTATTGCCCCTCGGGGTGGCTCACTCGATGGATGGCCCTTCAAAAGCAGCGTGCCGTGGGAGCGGCTCGAGCGAAttggaaattgattgaaacattGCATACATGCGGGAGCACCGATAGCTGATTCGATACCGGCGCACCTTTCGCTCCGAGGCCGTGCAGTGAAGCGAATGAACACGTTCGTCTTGTTGTGGCCGCCATTCGATAAAGCTTTGATTTCCTTCCTTCCAAATCTCATCGGCCCAAGCGTGCTGGCCGTATTTTCCGTGCCAACTTGCCACCGGATAGGGCGATAGTGCACCACTCGATTGGCCAGACAGTTCGCCCGACCGAGTGGAGCGGAAATCGATTTAAAAGATGATCAAAGACTCCCCCCGAAAGGCTCCAGTGTGGCTGGTGTCCAGTGCAGAGCTTCAGGTGTGCAGCTGAAGCCCTCTCACTAAGCGGTCGGTAGTTCAGCCGCGCATAGTGCGTTTCCGGCGAATCCCAAGCCCCCTGCTGGCGCCAATCTCGCCCAGCCGGCGGTGGAAGCATGGGAAAAATAGGCACGAGGCAGCGCGCGGTGAAAGAAACCGTTTTTCGAACCCAACACCGATCGCGAACCACCGGACGTAGTGTGCAGAAAAATATGAGCAccatcgaaagggaaaaccacaACAAAGGGAATGAAGCGGCGTAATGGAGTACCGCAGAGCCGGTTGAGGCTGTAGCTGAAGCCAGCCGGGAGGATGGGGCGCGTGGATAAAGTTTTCCGCTCGTGTGCCATATCGCCCGAGTTGCGAGGCTCACCCGTGGGTGTGGGTGCGAGCTCGATTCGGACCTTTGGTTGCGATACTTATGCGATCCGCTCGTCCTGGCGCGAATCCTTGGTGTGGGGTATCCGGTGATGAGCCACCCTATTCGGTACCGGGGTATGCCGGTTGGGCTTTCAATTAGAAAACTCTCGCGTAAGCCTGCAGTGCTTGTCGAGTGGCGACCGCAAGGCTCGATCGGTATCATGGTTCGAAATGGGCTAGAAAATAGATATTGTAAAAGTCTCGCTGGAGCGTAACGGTGCGAGGCTACACGGTATGGTGGTCCAGGGGGTGAGGGGAGAAAAGAGGAAGGCTGTGGATGGGGGAGAAGGTTGGTGGGGCACTTGTTGGTGTTTGAATGGAggaggattcttttttttgctccaccaacAAACGTACCGTTCCATGCCTTTCGATATGTTTGCATATTGCATACCTTCCGTGCGCAGTTCGCTCGGTGCAGGTAACGAACTAGCGCAGAATATTGATGACAGACGATAGCTGTTGCTTCGCCAATCATAGAGTGGTTTTAATCAATAGCCTTGCGCTGGGGgagttgaaaataaaatttacggTGCTTCGGTGTTAACAAACCAGCAAACTGGAGAGCTGAGCACACCGGTGTGACTTGTTCGGAGATAAGTTCTATTGTCGGAAGCTACCAGCTACCTGGGTTATAAATTCAGcatcatatttttatataagTATATCAGTTTAGTTGTCGTTCCCAGAATGTCAACATATCTGGCTGATAAGTCACTTGAATCGAGCTAACCTCATCTCATCGCAACGTTAACGAACTCTGATTATTTTCAGTTcaaaatgaagaacaaagcTCTCGTCAGCCAGCGAGAGCAACATCAtaaccatttttttataaGTCTAGTCAAAGTTTTCTCAAAAAACCATAAAGGAACCTGCCAGAAAGCTACCGCGacgctttttcttcgcttgaAAGGTAGGCAACCCGCTTCGCATAGCAGCTTCCTCGTTCTAGTTATGAAAATTACATCGAAAAGCAGTTAAGACAACTACCTTTTCCACTTCTGCCAGCCTGTAAGCCTTCTCCCTTACACACTCCGGCTGGCGTTAGCTCTTTAAGCGGCTTAAAACGAGCCCGTTCGTTCTCGCGTGTTCCCCGACGTAAtgagttttctttcccccACCCAACGTACTATTTCCAACAAATAATGCACCACCCGTGAGTTGCgtttctgggtttttttttgcgttttgtttatttcacaGCGTTTCACAGACTAACATACATGTCtagttcgttttctttttctaatcGAATGGGACCGCTTTCTGCTCTGGCGGAACGCTAGAATGGTGGGATGGGCCTGACGACCGGTTGATTTATTCACCGTCTCCGGTACAGAAGCACGAGTAAGCGTTTGGGGGTGAGGTTCAGCCACCGGCAAGTCATTAAGCGAGTACGTACCCTCTGTATGTGCGATAAATTACGCCACCGTGTATGTGCGAAAATTGACTGGTGTGTCGACCGTCGATGCGTCGACCCACGGCAcaacgagcgagaaagagagagcagtACAGCAGTAGATAGATGCACCGGAACTACTGCAGCTACCAACCGGTTGTGGTAGTTTAGCTCCACCGCGGCGACAACTCGCACGCTCGCAGGAGCGATGATAAATGATTGCCTTCCGCGCGAGATGTCGGCGACCAGGCGCAGGCTTGTGGCCTATATGGTCGGTGCCGGTATCACAAGGCGCCTCGCTCAGGCGATGTGGCAGGTCTCACCGGACCCGGATGGGCGCTGCTAGATACTGCCTTTAGGTGATGGCGTCCGGTCGATGTAGTCGAGACTGTCTGCAGGTCCTGGCACGGGAACTGGCACCGTAGGTCGGCTTGTGCTGGCTTGCTCTGGACGCTCACTGATCGTGGCTAGACGATCAGCAGGATCTGCTGGAGGACCTGACACGTGCGAGTTGGCCATCGCCTGATCGAGCTCTTGCTGCCATTCCGACTCCTTCGCTTCCATCGCTTTACGCTTCAGCTCTTTATAGCGGTTGTACACGAGGAACTCTTTCAGAAGCTGCGCGTCGAGTGGGCTGTGCAGTTGGTCGTGGTTCTCCTTGTGTACTGAGCGCTGCTTCGCCAgccgcttcttcttcttatgcAGGGGTTTCGTCTCAACGATCATCTCCTCCAGCTCGAGGCTTGGGTCGCAGTTGAGATGATCCTTCGATGGTTTAAACGGTGGGTTAGTGCGCTTGGCAAGCACCCGCTCGAAGTCAGTGCCGCGCAGTAACTTCGTCAGGTGAAGCTCTTTAAGCGTGCTGATGCGTGCCCCTGGATGTACGTTCAACAGCTGCAACAGTGCGTCACAGGATCATGAATCATGAGTGAAAGCATGCGAAGCATCGGAAGGAAGCTTACCTTTGCGAGCAAATCGACGAAATTATCACCCCAATGACGCGGGAAGTGCGGTTGCGTGTTGAGGATGTTTTTCACCTCAGCGAGGGGTGTTGATGAGTGCACGACGAACGGACGTGCTCCACACCGCAATTCGTACGCAACAACACCGAGACTCCACCAGTCGACCGGATAGCTGTAGccggctgcaaaaaaaaaaaaaaaaccaggggAACGTTTGCGTTTAGTAGCGCAAAAACTGCATTCGAACTGCAGAACGCTGGCTTATTATATTGTTAATATTTTCACCCTCAGGGAGAGGCACCGACGAGGCTG
This genomic interval from Anopheles nili chromosome X, idAnoNiliSN_F5_01, whole genome shotgun sequence contains the following:
- the LOC128728641 gene encoding serine/threonine-protein kinase 32A; translated protein: MGVNSSSRQDASMLSDEDVNFDHFQILRNIGKGSFGKVCIVQKKDSGNLFAMKYVSRNVCIGRGALGGVLKEVELLASLEHPFLVNLWFSFQDEEDLFMVCDLLAGGDLRYHLQHQVEFSEAGVGLLVCELGSALDYLQKQRVVHRDIKPDNILLDEEGHAHLTDFNIATRLPPDGLACSMSGTKPYMAPEVFMCALEEIAGYSYPVDWWSLGVVAYELRCGARPFVVHSSTPLAEVKNILNTQPHFPRHWGDNFVDLLAKLLNVHPGARISTLKELHLTKLLRGTDFERVLAKRTNPPFKPSKDHLNCDPSLELEEMIVETKPLHKKKKRLAKQRSVHKENHDQLHSPLDAQLLKEFLVYNRYKELKRKAMEAKESEWQQELDQAMANSHVSGPPADPADRLATISERPEQASTSRPTVPVPVPGPADSLDYIDRTPSPKGSI